From the Drosophila simulans strain w501 chromosome 2L, Prin_Dsim_3.1, whole genome shotgun sequence genome, the window CTGGCATCGTATATAGCTAGAATCAAGATAACGAATTCAAATTGGAATTGTAGTTGACAATTGTGAAAAGCCCCTTTCCTAGAGAGTTTCACATTTAATTAGGAGTTTTAGAAAGTGATTTATCCTCACCATGGCCGATGAAAAGAAAGCcaagaaaacgaaaaagtCCACCGAATCGACCACACCCAGTGCCACTGAGGAAGCAGCTCCAGCCGAAGCTGCTCCGCCAGCAGAGGCTGCAGAAGCTGCTCCTCAGCCCGAACCGACCGCCGTCGAACCACCACCAAATCCCCAGCCAGCTGAGGAGATCAGCTCCGGCAACAACCCTTCTAACCCATCAAATGCCTCTAATGACTTACAGCGTCTGGAGGAGAAGGCCAAGAAGGCTGAGGAACTGCACGCCGCTGAAGTGAAAGTGCGCAAGGAGCTGGAGGCCCTCAACGCCAAGCTGTTGGCTGAGAAGACCGCTCTGCTGGACTCCCTGTCCGGCGAGAAGGGTGCCCTGCAGGACTACCAGGAGCGCAACGCCAAGTTGACCGCCCAGAAGAACGACCTCGAGAACCAGCTGCGCGTAAGTATCCCATTAATCCCATACACTAAATCCCATTTATGCGATGGCATAAATCCAAGTGCCACGAAAGCGGAAAACGCGAAATTGATCAGAGGCAATCGAGCATGAAAGTTGCTCGGCTATTTCTGGGCACTGGCGCACTTGGCTAAATTTAGGAGTGACCGATCGCCTACTTACTCACCCACTTAACACGCCCACACAATTTTGTTCAATTCCAATAGGATATCCAAGAGCGCCTGACTCAGGAGGAGGATGCCCGCAACCAGCTGTtccagcagaagaagaaggcCGACCAGGAGATCTCTGGCCTGAAGAAGGACATCGAGGATCTGGAATTGAACGTCCAGAAGGCCGAGCAGGACAAGGCCACCAAGGATCACCAGATCCGCAACTTGAACGACGAGATCGCCCACCAGGATGAGCTCATCAACAAGTTGAACAAGGAGAAGAAGATGCAGGGCGAGACCAACCAGAAGACCGGTGAGGAGCTCCAGGCTGCCGAGGACAAGATCAACCACTTGAACAAGGTTAAGGCCAAGCTCGAGCAGACCCTCGATGAACTGGAGGATTCGCTGGAGCGCGAGAAGAAGGTGCGCGGCGATGTTGAGAAGTCCAAGCGCAAGGTTGAGGGCGACCTCAAGCTCACCCAGGAGGCTGTTGCCGATCTGGAGCGCAACAAGAAGGAGCTCGAGCAGACCATCCAGCGCAAGGACAAGGAGCTGTCCTCCATCACCGCCAAGCTCGAGGACGAGCAGGTCGTTGTTCTGAAGCACCAGCGCCAGATCAAGGAACTGCAGGCCCGCATCGAGGAGCTCGAGGAAGAGGTCGAGGCTGAGCGCCAGGCCCGCGCCAAGGCTGAGAAGCAGCGCGCCGATCTGGCCCGCGAACTCGAGGAATTGGGCGAGCGTCTGGAGGAGGCTGGCGGTGCCACCTCTGCCCAGATTGAGCTCAACAAGAAGCGTGAGGCTGAGTTGAGCAAACTGCGTCGCGATCTTGAGGAGGCCAACATCCAGCACGAGTCCACCCTGGCTAACCTGCGCAAGAAGCACAACGATGCCGTCGCCGAGATGGCCGAGCAGGTTGACCAGCTCAACAAGCTGAAGGCTAAGTAAGTATTGCGGATATTTTTAGACTTCTGGCTAGCTTTTTCAGGTGCCAACGCTATCGAGATAGAGAGATCTTGAAGGATCTACAGTCTAGTCTTCTTTCGAAGAGCTTTGGTTGCCGAACCCAACATAATAGATATTTTGCTCTTTTTACCTATTTGCTAATCCAGGGCTGAACACGATCGCCAGACTTGCCACAACGAGCTGAATCAGACTCGTACCGCCTGCGATCAGCTGGGTCGCGATAAGGTAATATGTCGTGATAACTGGCGCCCGAGCAGGGACGTCCAGCGATCCATACATATACAGAATCACACTGAACACAGCATGTTCCaaccaacaaataaaaatgctacCACACAACTACGTACAAACGAACTACGTCTGTGTGTccctctatctctctctctctctgtctaaTGAAATTGAAGGTTATTTGAAAAGGTTCAACGCAAGGAAAGCAATTCGCTCGCTTCTCGCCTCTGtatctgtctctgtctctgtctctgtctttATCCCCCACAAAACATGAACTAACCCGTGAAATACGAACCTCTGTGTCTCTATCTATCTGTCTAAACCAGGGCTGAGAAGGAGAAGAACGAGTACTACGGCCAGTTGAACGATCTGCGCGCCGGTGTCGACCACATTACCAACGAGAAGGTATTGAATTTGATCTCTACATATATTATTGCTCTCACCGCGATGCTGTAAATTTATATGCTGAAAGTTCTAGTTTAGCCACGTCTACATCTGTGTATAGTATCAACGTAGTTGCAACGCAACCACACCGAAACTCCAAAAGAAAATTCGATTATGTAAAAACTAAAACGACCCACCACCACTAAAGTAATATCCAAGCTTGATCTACTAAACCCCAAATGCCTTGTACAGCACTTGACACGAAACCAAAATGCCACACTTACAATCAATTATGAATGTTCCCAATCCCATCCTGAAACTAATGAACATCCATTGCTTAAATCACCAATAGGCTGCCCAGGAGAAGATCGccaagcagctgcagcacacCCTCAACGAGGTGCAGTCGAAACTGGATGAGACCAACAGGACTCTGAACGACTTCGATGCCAGCAAGAAGAAGCTGTCCATTGAGAACTCCGATCTGCTCCGCCAGCTGGAGGAGGCCGAGTCCCAGGTGTCTCAGCTGTCCAAGATCAAGATCTCTCTGACCACCCAGTTGGAGGACACCAAGCGTCTGGCCGACGAGGAGTCGCGCGAGCGTGCCACCCTTTTGGGCAAGTTCCGCAACTTGGAGCACGACCTGGACAATCTGCGCGAGCAGGTTGAGGAGGAGGCTGAGGGCAAGGCCGATCTGCAGCGCCAGCTGAGCAAGGCCAACGCTGAGGCCCAGGTGTGGCGCAGCAAGTACGAGTCCGATGGCGTTGCCCGCTctgaggagctggaggaggccAAGAGGAAGCTGCAGGCCCGTTTGGCCGAGGCCGAGGAGACCATCGAGTCCCTCAACCAGAAGTGCATTGGCCTGGAGAAGACCAAGCAGCGTCTGTCCACCGAGGTGGAGGATCTGCAGCTGGAGGTCGACCGTGCCAACGCCATTGCCAACGCTGCCGAGAAGAAGCAGAAGGCCTTCGACAAGATCATCGGCGAGTGGAAACTCAAGGTCGACGATCTGGCTGCTGAGCTGGATGCCTCCCAGAAGGAGTGCCGCAACTACTCCACCGAGCTGTTCCGTCTTAAGGGCGCCTACGAGGAGGGCCAGGAGCAGTTGGAGGCTGTGCGTCGTGAGAACAAGAACCTGGCTGATGAGGTCAAGGATCTGCTCGACCAGATCGGTGAGGGTGGCCGCAACATCCATGAGATCGAGAAGGCCCGCAAGCGCCTGGAAGCCGAGAAGGACGAGCTCCAGGCTGCCCTCGAGGAGGCTGAGGCCGCTCTTGAGCAGGAGGAGAACAAGGTGCTCCGCGCTCAGCTTGAGCTGTCCCAGGTGCGCCAGGAGATCGACCGCCGCATccaggagaaggaggaggagttcgAGAACACCCGCAAGAACCACCAGCGTGCCCTCGACTCCATGCAGGCTTCCCTCGAAGCCGAGGCCAAGGGCAAGGCTGAGGCCCTGCGCATGAAGAAGAAGCTGGAGGCTGACATCAACGAGCTTGAGATTGCTCTGGATCACGCCAACAAGGTAGGTTCAACAACTGCTGCGTAGTCGAACCGAAATGACTAACCTTAATGCTTATCCTTTATTTTAGGCTAACGCCGAGGCCCAGAAGAACATCAAGCGttaccagcagcagctgaaggaCATCCAGACTGCCctcgaggaggagcagcgcgCCCGCGACGATGCCCGCGAACAGCTGGGTATCTCCGAGCGTCGTGCCAACGCCCTCCAGAACGAACTGGAGGAGTCTCGCACTCTGCTGGAGCAGGCCGACCGTGGCCGTCGCCAGGCCGAGCAGGAGCTGGCCGATGCCCACGAGCAGCTGAACGAAGTGTCCGCCCAGAACGCCTCCATCTCCGCTGCCAAGAGGAAGCTGGAGTCCGAGCTGCAGACCCTGCACTCCGACCTGGACGAACTCCTGAACGAAGCCAAGAACTCCGAGGAGAAGGCCAAGAAGGCTATGGTCGATGCCGCCCGCCTGGCCGATGAGCTCCGCGCTGAGCAGGATCATGCCCAGACCCAGGAGAAATTGAGGAAGGCCCTCGAGCAGCAGATCAAGGAGCTGCAGGTCCGTCTGGACGAGGCTGAGGCCAACGCCCTCAAGGGAGGCAAGAAGGCCATTCAGAAGCTTGAGCAGCGCGTCCGCGAGCTCGAGAACGAGCTGGATGGTGAGCAGAGGAGGCACGCCGATGCCCAGAAGAACCTGCGCAAGTCCGAGCGTCGCGTCAAGGAGCTGAGCTTCCAGTCCGAGGAGGACCGCAAGAACCACGAGCGCATGCAGGATCTGGTCGACAAGCTGCAACAGAAGATCAAGACATACAAGAGGCAGATCGAGGAGGCCGAGGAAATCGCCGCCctcaacttggccaaattCCGCAAGGCTCAGCAGGAGCTTGAGGAGGCCGAGGAGCGTGCCGATCTGGCCGAGCAGGCCATCAGCAAATTCCGCGCCAAGGGACGTGCCGGTTCTGTCGGTCGTGGTGCCAGCCCAGCGGTAAGTTATTGAACTATGGCATCAAATGCCTTCATCATCACAACCCTTTAGCCCCTAAGACCCCACAATGACCTTACCCACTCAgagaaaaaagtaaatatgaaAGCCCATTTGAACTTCTCTCAATCGAACACTTCTGAGCCCTCATTTTGCTGCATCAGCGCCTCACTCGCACTCACGTTATTTCTGGATCAGTTATTGAATAATGTGTATATTCTTCCCTTTCATATTGCGCGCGTATGCTCTGCTTCCTCTTACGAAAACAGATCTAAGCCTGAGGCATCACCATCGaataaaaaatctatataGCGATCCAATTATGGTTCATTTACGATAATGAGAGAACAAAACCATGCAAAGAGAATTATAGCTTATaagaattattataaaataaatactaataacaataatatagATGCATCACACGACATTCGCTAGCAgacaaaaatgtataaattagAGGCCACCCCAATCAGAAATCAATGGATCAATTCATCGAATACCAACCAAGAATGCGTTCATTTTGACAGAAAACCagacaaaaagccaaaaaaaaatattgcaaataaataagcaagcAACCAACTGCAGCACCAGGCTAAATCAATCGAAATGCTTTCTTTACCACTATTtacaaaaaagagaaaaaacaaTACTATTCTTCCactatattattataaactGTATTTGTACATGTGTACTGCAGCCGACAGCGTCAAAGGGCCGCAAGAGCGCGCTGCTGGAGCAGTAGAAACTTTCTTGAAACATTTGTAAGTGGACGTGTTCGTGCACGTCTTGACCCGTTCTTGTTGTGTCGGAACTCATCCCTCCCACTcccgcacacgcacaccagtCAGTCAATCAACCGCAGCTCATCTCGTTGTCTCGCTCACTCGTTCGTTGTCGTTGCTCATAGTATCCGTATCGTTTCGCTGTCGTACTCGTCAAGCGTTCTCGCTCCACTCTCATTCGACACAAGCAAGACACTCTATCTCTCGCTCGAAGAGCATTTACGTACCTCAGTTACCGTTCTTTCACCGCGTCACTCGCTGGCACTACAAAACGTGTTCAGAGAGTGCTAGGCGTACTCGTTATCGTTCTATCCCGTGCAGTCGATCCAACATGGCGACTTGTCCCTTACCCGGCATGTTTTAATAAAGTATTTATACTTAAACTAATTCTAATCAACTGATTTATCTCTCTTCCGCAGCCCCGTGCGACGTCCGTTAGGCCACAATTCGACGGATTGGCCTTCCCACCAAGATTCGACCTTGCTCCTGAAAACGAATTCTAAatgccatttcattttttaatttattttaaatgatatttcatAATGATTAtgtttatgattttaatttaatttcttaatttaaaaacaaaataataaaactataacaaaataaatatcgaAAACGACGGGAGGCAAACCACCAACAACGCCAGATGCACTtaggcaaaaaatgaaatcatatAACAACAATCGATCACCATCGATTAgcatacataatacataagtGATCAGTAACAGGCTATTGTGTAAGCGCGACATTTGCCATGGGGACACTGCTCGCTGGAcctgtatttgtatttgtatttatatatttttatacaactTTCGAAATGCATTCAACCAACTAACTATGAAAGAACCATCGACTCTCTCAACCGAACAACATGAGAATAATCGCGAATTGTGAGCCCCGTCAAAATGAAGGCCCCGCGGAAGTGTCCGCCGGTAAATGTCGCCCGCAGTTCGAATATTTTGCTCTATATGTACTCCCAATTTTGTTTGTCATGCAGACCAGACAAGACTTACGGACGACACGAGCTACACACTGCgcttatgtttatgtttaactCTGACTCTATCAAGCAGTGATAGGGAGATAAGATCATCACTTGACACTAAATGAAAAGTATacaaaaaaggaacaaaataaatgtaaatcaaTTTATGAAATGTGTATTATTTTCCGATGAAGAAATCATTCAACTGGGacatatttttcatatttactGACCATACCTGTTAAGAAATTGTCACAGGTCTTTTGTAAACTAATAAGATGTtgtagatatatttatttacttttacttaAGCCCCATACAAAATAAGTCCTACTTTCCCGCCCCAGGAGCCCTGGGATTGGGCTCGATGCGCAATAGTTGCTTGTGCTGGCCAATCATGTGCTCGATGTGGTTGCACTCGCGGAGATGACCCTTGAACTCATCGAGAGTCTGGTAAAGCACCGGATAGAGAGCGGGCAGGAGACCATGATCCAGGGTTGGGAAGAGATGGTGGAGCACATGGTCGCCAAAGTGGGTGAGCACCAGGAACTGCGACCACTTGAGATCACCGCGGTCAATAATCGTGTCCACCTGGAAGAGACCCCAGTCACGATCCTCACGATTGGCATCGCCCTCGTGATAGATTTCCGGATCGTGATGCGCCGCATTCAGACCAATCAAGCAGAAGCTAAAGCTGGCGATCGACGTCATCGCGAGCCACTGGCGCACGCAGATCCAAATGCCTAGAGCTCCCCCGGTACCCAGGTATATGGCAATGGGTATAGTCAGTGGCAGTAGGTCGTGCCAGTAGAGGATGTTGGTGTGGCGCAGCGAATAGAAAATACTGCaatatcaatcaatcaaaagaTCACTGATTAGACTTTGTTTACGATCACCGCCTCGATCACACACTCACCGTGTGCCAATTTGTATGAAGAAGGCGAGGGCATAGGCCACCGGCTCCGTGACCCAGGACACATAACGCATCAACTTGCTCTTGATGTGCGGATTGGGCACCCAGCACAG encodes:
- the LOC6732556 gene encoding myosin heavy chain, muscle isoform X26 codes for the protein MPKPVANQEDEDPTPYLFVSLEQRRIDQSKPYDSKKSCWIPDEKEGYLLGEIKATKGDIVSVGLQGGEVRDIKSEKVEKVNPPKFEKIEDMADMTVLNTPCVLHNLRQRYYAKLIYTYSGLFCVAINPYKRYPVYTNRCAKMYRGKRRNEVPPHIFAISDGAYVDMLTNHVNQSMLITGESGAGKTENTKKVIAYFATVGASKKTDEAAKSKGSLEDQVVQTNPVLEAFGNAKTVRNDNSSRFGKFIRIHFGPTGKLAGADIETYLLEKARVISQQSLERSYHIFYQIMSGSVAGVKEYCLLSNNIYDYRIVSQGKTTIPSVNDGEEWVAVDQAFDILGFTKQEKEDVYRITAAVMHMGGMKFKQRGREEQAEQDGEEEGGRVSKLFGCDTAELYKNLLKPRIKVGNEFVTQGRNVQQVTNSIGALCKGVFDRLFKWLVKKCNETLDTQQKRQHFIGVLDIAGFEIFEYNGFEQLCINFTNEKLQQFFNHHMFVLEQEEYKREGIDWAFIDFGMDLLACIDLIEKPMGILSILEEESMFPKATDQTFSEKLTNTHLGKSAPFQKPKPPKPGQQAAHFAIAHYAGCVSYNITGWLEKNKDPLNDTVVDQFKKSQNKLLIEIFADHAGQSGGGEQAKGGRGKKGGGFATVSSAYKEQLNSLMTTLRSTQPHFVRCIIPNEMKQPGVVDAHLVMHQLTCNGVLEGIRICRKGFPNRMMYPDFKMRYKIMCPKLLQGVEKDKKATEIIIKYIDLPEDQYRLGNTKVFFRAGVLGQMEEFRDERLGKIMSWMQAWARGYLSRKGFKKLQEQRVALKVVQRNLRKYLQLRTWPWYKLWQKVKPLLNVSRIEDEIARLEEKAKKAEELHAAEVKVRKELEALNAKLLAEKTALLDSLSGEKGALQDYQERNAKLTAQKNDLENQLRDIQERLTQEEDARNQLFQQKKKADQEISGLKKDIEDLELNVQKAEQDKATKDHQIRNLNDEIAHQDELINKLNKEKKMQGETNQKTGEELQAAEDKINHLNKVKAKLEQTLDELEDSLEREKKVRGDVEKSKRKVEGDLKLTQEAVADLERNKKELEQTIQRKDKELSSITAKLEDEQVVVLKHQRQIKELQARIEELEEEVEAERQARAKAEKQRADLARELEELGERLEEAGGATSAQIELNKKREAELSKLRRDLEEANIQHESTLANLRKKHNDAVAEMAEQVDQLNKLKAKAEKEKNEYYGQLNDLRAGVDHITNEKAAQEKIAKQLQHTLNEVQSKLDETNRTLNDFDASKKKLSIENSDLLRQLEEAESQVSQLSKIKISLTTQLEDTKRLADEESRERATLLGKFRNLEHDLDNLREQVEEEAEGKADLQRQLSKANAEAQVWRSKYESDGVARSEELEEAKRKLQARLAEAEETIESLNQKCIGLEKTKQRLSTEVEDLQLEVDRANAIANAAEKKQKAFDKIIGEWKLKVDDLAAELDASQKECRNYSTELFRLKGAYEEGQEQLEAVRRENKNLADEVKDLLDQIGEGGRNIHEIEKARKRLEAEKDELQAALEEAEAALEQEENKVLRAQLELSQVRQEIDRRIQEKEEEFENTRKNHQRALDSMQASLEAEAKGKAEALRMKKKLEADINELEIALDHANKANAEAQKNIKRYQQQLKDIQTALEEEQRARDDAREQLGISERRANALQNELEESRTLLEQADRGRRQAEQELADAHEQLNEVSAQNASISAAKRKLESELQTLHSDLDELLNEAKNSEEKAKKAMVDAARLADELRAEQDHAQTQEKLRKALEQQIKELQVRLDEAEANALKGGKKAIQKLEQRVRELENELDGEQRRHADAQKNLRKSERRVKELSFQSEEDRKNHERMQDLVDKLQQKIKTYKRQIEEAEEIAALNLAKFRKAQQELEEAEERADLAEQAISKFRAKGRAGSVGRGASPAPRATSVRPQFDGLAFPPRFDLAPENEF
- the LOC6732556 gene encoding myosin heavy chain, muscle isoform X15, which encodes MPKPVANQEDEDPTPYLFVSLEQRRIDQSKPYDSKKSCWIPDEKEGYLLGEIKATKGDIVSVGLQGGETRDLKKDLLQQVNPPKYEKAEDMSNLTYLNDASVLHNLRQRYYNKLIYTYSGLFCVAINPYKRYPVYTNRCAKMYRGKRRNEVPPHIFAISDGAYVDMLTNHVNQSMLITGESGAGKTENTKKVIAYFATVGASKKTDEAAKSKGSLEDQVVQTNPVLEAFGNAKTVRNDNSSRFGKFIRIHFGPTGKLAGADIETYLLEKARVISQQSLERSYHIFYQIMSGSVAGVKDICLLTDNIYDYHIVSQGKVTVASIDDAEEFSLTDQAFDILGFTKQEKEDVYRITAAVMHMGGMKFKQRGREEQAEQDGEEEGGRVSKLFGCDTAELYKNLLKPRIKVGNEFVTQGRNVQQVTNSIGALCKGVFDRLFKWLVKKCNETLDTQQKRQHFIGVLDIAGFEIFEYNGFEQLCINFTNEKLQQFFNHHMFVLEQEEYKREGIDWAFIDFGMDLLACIDLIEKPMGILSILEEESMFPKATDQTFSEKLTNTHLGKSAPFQKPKPPKPGQQAAHFAIAHYAGCVSYNITGWLEKNKDPLNDTVVDQFKKSQNKLLIEIFADHAGQSGGGEQAKGGRGKKGGGFATVSSAYKEQLNSLMTTLRSTQPHFVRCIIPNEMKQPGVVDAHLVMHQLTCNGVLEGIRICRKGFPNRMMYPDFKMRYMILAPAIMAAEKVAKNAAGKCLEAVGLDPDMYRIGHTKVFFRAGVLGQMEEFRDERLGKIMSWMQAWARGYLSRKGFKKLQEQRVALKVVQRNLRKYLQLRTWPWYKLWQKVKPLLNVSRIEDEIARLEEKAKKAEELHAAEVKVRKELEALNAKLLAEKTALLDSLSGEKGALQDYQERNAKLTAQKNDLENQLRDIQERLTQEEDARNQLFQQKKKADQEISGLKKDIEDLELNVQKAEQDKATKDHQIRNLNDEIAHQDELINKLNKEKKMQGETNQKTGEELQAAEDKINHLNKVKAKLEQTLDELEDSLEREKKVRGDVEKSKRKVEGDLKLTQEAVADLERNKKELEQTIQRKDKELSSITAKLEDEQVVVLKHQRQIKELQARIEELEEEVEAERQARAKAEKQRADLARELEELGERLEEAGGATSAQIELNKKREAELSKLRRDLEEANIQHESTLANLRKKHNDAVAEMAEQVDQLNKLKAKAEHDRQTCHNELNQTRTACDQLGRDKAAQEKIAKQLQHTLNEVQSKLDETNRTLNDFDASKKKLSIENSDLLRQLEEAESQVSQLSKIKISLTTQLEDTKRLADEESRERATLLGKFRNLEHDLDNLREQVEEEAEGKADLQRQLSKANAEAQVWRSKYESDGVARSEELEEAKRKLQARLAEAEETIESLNQKCIGLEKTKQRLSTEVEDLQLEVDRANAIANAAEKKQKAFDKIIGEWKLKVDDLAAELDASQKECRNYSTELFRLKGAYEEGQEQLEAVRRENKNLADEVKDLLDQIGEGGRNIHEIEKARKRLEAEKDELQAALEEAEAALEQEENKVLRAQLELSQVRQEIDRRIQEKEEEFENTRKNHQRALDSMQASLEAEAKGKAEALRMKKKLEADINELEIALDHANKANAEAQKNIKRYQQQLKDIQTALEEEQRARDDAREQLGISERRANALQNELEESRTLLEQADRGRRQAEQELADAHEQLNEVSAQNASISAAKRKLESELQTLHSDLDELLNEAKNSEEKAKKAMVDAARLADELRAEQDHAQTQEKLRKALEQQIKELQVRLDEAEANALKGGKKAIQKLEQRVRELENELDGEQRRHADAQKNLRKSERRVKELSFQSEEDRKNHERMQDLVDKLQQKIKTYKRQIEEAEEIAALNLAKFRKAQQELEEAEERADLAEQAISKFRAKGRAGSVGRGASPAPRATSVRPQFDGLAFPPRFDLAPENEF
- the LOC6732556 gene encoding myosin heavy chain, muscle isoform X6 — translated: MPKPVANQEDEDPTPYLFVSLEQRRIDQSKPYDSKKSCWIPDEKEGYLLGEIKATKGDIVSVGLQGGETRDLKKDLLQQVNPPKYEKAEDMSNLTYLNDASVLHNLRQRYYNKLIYTYSGLFCVAINPYKRYPVYTNRCAKMYRGKRRNEVPPHIFAISDGAYVDMLTNHVNQSMLITGESGAGKTENTKKVIAYFATVGASKKTDEAAKSKGSLEDQVVQTNPVLEAFGNAKTVRNDNSSRFGKFIRIHFGPTGKLAGADIETYLLEKARVISQQSLERSYHIFYQIMSGSVAGVKDICLLTDNIYDYHIVSQGKVTVASIDDAEEFSLTDQAFDILGFTKQEKEDVYRITAAVMHMGGMKFKQRGREEQAEQDGEEEGGRVSKLFGCDTAELYKNLLKPRIKVGNEFVTQGRNVQQVTNSIGALCKGVFDRLFKWLVKKCNETLDTQQKRQHFIGVLDIAGFEIFEYNGFEQLCINFTNEKLQQFFNHHMFVLEQEEYKREGIDWAFIDFGMDLLACIDLIEKPMGILSILEEESMFPKATDQTFSEKLTNTHLGKSAPFQKPKPPKPGQQAAHFAIAHYAGCVSYNITGWLEKNKDPLNDTVVDQFKKSQNKLLIEIFADHAGQSGGGEQAKGGRGKKGGGFATVSSAYKEQLNSLMTTLRSTQPHFVRCIIPNEMKQPGVVDAHLVMHQLTCNGVLEGIRICRKGFPNRMMYPDFKMRYQILNPRGIKDLDCPKKASKVLIESTELNEDLYRLGHTKVFFRAGVLGQMEEFRDERLGKIMSWMQAWARGYLSRKGFKKLQEQRVALKVVQRNLRKYLQLRTWPWYKLWQKVKPLLNVSRIEDEIARLEEKAKKAEELHAAEVKVRKELEALNAKLLAEKTALLDSLSGEKGALQDYQERNAKLTAQKNDLENQLRDIQERLTQEEDARNQLFQQKKKADQEISGLKKDIEDLELNVQKAEQDKATKDHQIRNLNDEIAHQDELINKLNKEKKMQGETNQKTGEELQAAEDKINHLNKVKAKLEQTLDELEDSLEREKKVRGDVEKSKRKVEGDLKLTQEAVADLERNKKELEQTIQRKDKELSSITAKLEDEQVVVLKHQRQIKELQARIEELEEEVEAERQARAKAEKQRADLARELEELGERLEEAGGATSAQIELNKKREAELSKLRRDLEEANIQHESTLANLRKKHNDAVAEMAEQVDQLNKLKAKAEKEKNEYYGQLNDLRAGVDHITNEKAAQEKIAKQLQHTLNEVQSKLDETNRTLNDFDASKKKLSIENSDLLRQLEEAESQVSQLSKIKISLTTQLEDTKRLADEESRERATLLGKFRNLEHDLDNLREQVEEEAEGKADLQRQLSKANAEAQVWRSKYESDGVARSEELEEAKRKLQARLAEAEETIESLNQKCIGLEKTKQRLSTEVEDLQLEVDRANAIANAAEKKQKAFDKIIGEWKLKVDDLAAELDASQKECRNYSTELFRLKGAYEEGQEQLEAVRRENKNLADEVKDLLDQIGEGGRNIHEIEKARKRLEAEKDELQAALEEAEAALEQEENKVLRAQLELSQVRQEIDRRIQEKEEEFENTRKNHQRALDSMQASLEAEAKGKAEALRMKKKLEADINELEIALDHANKANAEAQKNIKRYQQQLKDIQTALEEEQRARDDAREQLGISERRANALQNELEESRTLLEQADRGRRQAEQELADAHEQLNEVSAQNASISAAKRKLESELQTLHSDLDELLNEAKNSEEKAKKAMVDAARLADELRAEQDHAQTQEKLRKALEQQIKELQVRLDEAEANALKGGKKAIQKLEQRVRELENELDGEQRRHADAQKNLRKSERRVKELSFQSEEDRKNHERMQDLVDKLQQKIKTYKRQIEEAEEIAALNLAKFRKAQQELEEAEERADLAEQAISKFRAKGRAGSVGRGASPAPRATSVRPQFDGLAFPPRFDLAPENEF